In Candidatus Defluviibacterium haderslevense, the following are encoded in one genomic region:
- a CDS encoding chromophore lyase CpcT/CpeT → MKSSLILGSFILTVSMISCSISKQSTGYSDLDRLAQLMVGTFNTKAQSARDSQFYNIQLKMCRIWTQDPNQYWLYVEQATAKTLNKPYRQRIYKLEQISKKQFVSKVYNIPSPELAVNGCAIHLYFKTITFEDIILKEGCTVYLNKIKDDLFVGSTKESGCESNLRGASYATSEVRISKDTIQSLDRGYDANGKQVWGSEHGAYQFVKTP, encoded by the coding sequence ATGAAGTCAAGTTTAATTTTGGGAAGCTTTATTCTTACGGTATCGATGATTTCTTGTTCTATTTCAAAACAATCAACAGGATATTCTGACTTAGATCGTTTAGCACAATTGATGGTTGGAACTTTTAATACCAAAGCTCAATCTGCGAGAGATAGTCAATTTTATAATATCCAACTTAAGATGTGCCGTATTTGGACTCAAGATCCCAATCAGTATTGGCTTTATGTAGAACAAGCGACGGCCAAAACTTTAAATAAACCATATCGACAAAGAATTTATAAGTTGGAGCAAATCAGTAAAAAACAATTTGTAAGTAAAGTCTATAATATTCCTTCACCTGAATTGGCTGTGAATGGATGTGCGATTCATCTATATTTTAAAACCATTACTTTTGAAGATATTATCTTAAAGGAAGGATGTACTGTTTATTTAAATAAAATCAAGGATGATTTGTTTGTTGGAAGTACTAAAGAGTCTGGCTGTGAAAGCAATTTGCGTGGTGCCTCATATGCTACTTCTGAAGTGCGAATAAGTAAGGATACCATCCAGTCCTTAGATCGTGGATATGATGCCAATGGTAAGCAGGTATGGGGATCAGAACACGGGGCTTATCAATTTGTAAAAACACCGTAA
- a CDS encoding NAD(P)H-hydrate dehydratase gives MPIKIIASPNIKLIEEESISEQNIQSVDLMERAGTAFADWFTQHFKDIKVPVQIFCGTGNNGGDGLVIARLLAQKFYTVQIIICHLSGLESENFKVNKKNLPSKQGIQVFELFENDPLDQIPFLNEGIVIDALLGTGTNRKLIPYWQNIFDIINTKNTIKIAVDIPSGMPSEAMYEGTPICCDYTISFQCPKLSFFIPESAKYVGDLTLIPIGLSMDAIEKTPSTYFLTTEKDIQPLIKKRNRFSNKNNFGHALIIAGSTTMPGAASLAGRSCMKSGVGLCTIATIQDCCNIILSRTPELMCMNLLEIKQMSWNRINSIAIGPGIGHADYIHEIFDIILHQDKPMVIDADGLNFISKEKSLLNQLKSNTILTPHIGEFDRLFGPSDNGFERLEKARLAAQKYHVIIILKGANTAVVNEDGCVYFNQTGNSGMATAGSGDVLTGIIAGLLAQSYQPLDAALTAVWIHGLSGDHALQQQSVESLIASDIIEHLGLSFNTLRTN, from the coding sequence ATGCCTATCAAAATTATAGCATCTCCAAATATAAAATTAATTGAAGAAGAAAGTATAAGTGAACAGAATATTCAATCTGTTGATTTAATGGAACGCGCAGGTACTGCTTTCGCAGATTGGTTTACTCAACATTTTAAAGACATCAAGGTGCCGGTTCAGATATTTTGTGGCACAGGAAATAATGGAGGCGATGGGTTGGTTATTGCACGATTGCTCGCTCAAAAATTTTATACAGTACAAATAATTATATGCCATTTATCTGGATTGGAATCAGAAAATTTCAAAGTAAATAAAAAAAATCTGCCATCCAAGCAGGGCATACAAGTCTTTGAATTATTCGAAAATGATCCTTTAGATCAAATCCCATTTCTTAATGAAGGAATTGTTATAGATGCACTATTAGGAACAGGTACAAATAGAAAATTGATCCCTTATTGGCAAAATATTTTTGATATCATCAATACAAAAAATACAATAAAAATTGCCGTTGATATACCTTCAGGAATGCCTAGTGAAGCTATGTATGAAGGAACGCCAATATGTTGTGATTACACGATTAGTTTTCAATGTCCAAAATTATCTTTTTTTATTCCTGAATCAGCAAAATATGTTGGTGATTTGACATTAATTCCAATTGGGCTCTCAATGGATGCTATAGAAAAAACGCCCAGTACTTATTTTTTAACTACTGAAAAAGACATTCAACCATTAATAAAAAAGCGAAACAGATTTTCCAACAAAAATAATTTCGGACACGCATTAATTATTGCTGGCTCTACGACTATGCCCGGAGCTGCAAGTCTAGCGGGTAGATCTTGTATGAAATCCGGCGTTGGCCTTTGTACCATTGCGACAATCCAGGATTGCTGTAATATTATTTTATCTCGGACACCAGAGTTGATGTGCATGAATCTTCTCGAAATAAAACAAATGTCCTGGAATAGAATAAATAGTATTGCTATTGGTCCTGGAATTGGTCATGCAGATTATATACATGAAATATTTGACATCATTCTTCATCAAGACAAACCAATGGTCATAGATGCTGATGGTTTGAATTTTATTTCGAAAGAAAAATCATTATTAAATCAGCTCAAATCAAACACCATATTAACTCCACATATTGGTGAATTTGACCGCCTTTTTGGGCCATCAGACAATGGTTTTGAGCGTCTTGAAAAAGCAAGATTAGCAGCGCAAAAATATCATGTAATCATTATTCTAAAAGGAGCCAATACTGCAGTGGTCAACGAAGATGGATGTGTGTACTTTAATCAAACAGGAAACTCAGGAATGGCTACTGCAGGTAGTGGTGATGTTTTAACAGGCATTATTGCAGGACTGCTTGCTCAATCTTATCAACCATTGGACGCTGCACTCACTGCAGTGTGGATTCATGGTTTGTCCGGTGATCACGCATTGCAGCAACAGTCTGTTGAAAGTCTAATAGCCAGTGACATTATAGAGCATTTAGGGCTATCGTTTAATACACTTAGAACAAATTAA
- a CDS encoding DUF1028 domain-containing protein, translating to MMKYFFCNFFCFIFLSIKVIGQDTFSMIAIDSATGEIGSAGASCVDLIPIGYATSFLSDLIPGIGGANTQAAYLSLNQRNAKTRINRKDSAHVVRDWLIQNDAEVNPEIRQYGIVTFVGGSPQAAAYTGNDCLDYKGHRVGSNYSIQGNILLGPEVLDSMEARFVRSGGSLACRLMYAMQGANIVGADSRCAANGTSSLFAFLKVTKPSDVINKPYISLGVKTADGAGIEPIDSLQKLFDISGINCGLSGNQELSKHQRIRLQVNPIKNYIEFICEKDLDMNSMKIELSDLQGKNILLQRLEQQGSILRIVPSVIEPGFYLITLQEKDRVSSFKIIKQ from the coding sequence ATGATGAAGTATTTTTTCTGTAATTTTTTCTGTTTTATTTTTCTGTCAATAAAAGTAATCGGACAGGATACATTCTCCATGATAGCTATTGATTCTGCTACAGGTGAAATAGGAAGTGCTGGGGCTTCATGTGTAGATTTAATTCCTATAGGTTATGCAACAAGTTTTTTGTCTGATTTAATTCCTGGAATTGGTGGAGCCAATACGCAAGCAGCTTATTTGAGTTTAAATCAGAGAAATGCTAAAACTAGAATTAACAGAAAAGATTCAGCACACGTAGTGCGAGATTGGTTGATTCAAAATGATGCGGAAGTAAATCCTGAAATCAGACAATATGGGATTGTGACTTTTGTGGGTGGAAGTCCACAAGCTGCAGCATATACTGGAAATGATTGTCTTGATTATAAAGGGCATCGTGTTGGTTCAAACTATAGTATTCAAGGTAATATTTTACTGGGTCCTGAAGTATTGGATTCAATGGAAGCCAGATTTGTGAGATCCGGAGGTAGTTTAGCTTGCCGGTTGATGTACGCCATGCAAGGGGCCAATATTGTTGGCGCAGATTCAAGGTGCGCGGCCAATGGCACTTCATCATTATTTGCTTTTTTGAAAGTTACAAAACCATCTGATGTTATCAATAAACCCTATATCTCTTTAGGTGTCAAGACTGCTGATGGAGCTGGGATAGAGCCCATAGATTCCTTGCAGAAGTTATTTGACATTTCCGGAATTAATTGTGGACTTTCCGGTAATCAGGAATTATCAAAGCACCAAAGAATAAGACTCCAAGTCAATCCTATCAAAAATTATATAGAATTTATTTGTGAAAAAGACTTGGATATGAATTCAATGAAAATTGAATTATCAGATCTTCAAGGGAAAAATATTTTGCTACAACGATTGGAACAACAAGGATCTATATTGAGGATTGTACCATCTGTAATTGAACCAGGTTTCTATTTAATTACGCTACAAGAAAAAGATCGAGTGAGTTCATTTAAAATCATTAAACAATAA
- a CDS encoding ABC transporter permease, whose amino-acid sequence MRTILEKEFRQIFRNPTILRMIIVMPIFQLILIPLAADYEIKNINITIVDQDHSSYSRQLLHKIDASKYFIVRTLMPDFEHALNNVEQNVSDLILTIPNHFEQQLISENKATLQVSADGVNGTKAGLGSAYLSMIINDFNREIRESLVQLPRRSDFPQVEIYSSLWYNPFVRYPLFMVPGILALLVTMVGALMCSLNIVHEKEIGTMEQLNVTPMKKYQFILGKLIPFWILGLLTITLGLVAGFLVYHIVPIGSLWTIYLFSAVYLFAALGVGLLLSTLVDNQLQATLFSFFIMMFFVMMGGLYTPLESMPHWAQILADGNPVSYFIRVLRAIIIKGSTLGDLWKDMRAMIIIAIVLNSLAILNYRKRMG is encoded by the coding sequence ATGCGAACCATTTTGGAGAAGGAGTTTAGGCAGATCTTCAGAAATCCGACGATATTGAGAATGATCATTGTCATGCCTATTTTTCAATTGATACTCATTCCTCTTGCTGCAGATTATGAAATTAAGAATATAAATATAACCATAGTAGATCAGGATCATTCCAGCTACTCACGACAACTTCTTCATAAAATCGATGCATCAAAATATTTTATTGTGAGAACCTTGATGCCTGATTTTGAACATGCATTAAATAATGTTGAACAAAATGTTTCAGATTTGATCCTGACCATTCCAAATCATTTTGAGCAGCAATTGATCAGTGAAAACAAAGCTACGTTGCAGGTTTCAGCAGATGGTGTTAATGGCACTAAAGCTGGACTAGGATCAGCTTATTTGTCCATGATCATCAATGATTTCAATCGGGAAATTAGAGAAAGTTTAGTTCAGCTACCAAGGCGTTCTGATTTTCCTCAAGTGGAAATTTACAGTTCACTTTGGTATAACCCATTTGTGCGTTATCCCTTATTTATGGTGCCTGGTATACTCGCATTATTGGTAACAATGGTTGGAGCATTGATGTGTTCACTAAACATTGTGCATGAAAAGGAAATTGGTACCATGGAGCAATTGAATGTAACACCCATGAAAAAGTATCAATTCATACTTGGAAAATTAATTCCATTTTGGATTTTAGGGTTGTTGACCATTACCTTGGGATTAGTTGCAGGATTTTTGGTTTATCATATTGTTCCTATAGGGTCCTTATGGACTATATATTTATTTTCAGCGGTCTATTTATTTGCTGCTTTGGGTGTTGGACTTTTACTAAGTACTTTGGTGGATAACCAATTGCAAGCTACATTATTTTCATTTTTCATCATGATGTTTTTTGTTATGATGGGTGGTCTATATACACCTTTAGAATCTATGCCGCATTGGGCGCAGATTTTGGCAGATGGAAATCCGGTGAGTTATTTTATAAGGGTTTTAAGAGCGATAATCATTAAAGGGAGCACATTAGGAGATTTGTGGAAAGATATGCGAGCCATGATCATTATAGCCATAGTGTTAAATAGTCTGGCGATTTTGAATTATAGGAAGCGAATGGGATAA
- a CDS encoding ABC transporter permease, translating into MKFRSKSFVFIFKEFKHVLRDRRSLFFLMAQPVMMMLLFGFALSNEVKESNIAVIDQSNDLETIKLIDRFEQSKYFHVAERLTNTNQIDRLFRQGRIRLAIIIHSNFANNLSHLNQGQIQIIADGSDPNTASIATSYLSAILRDYQNELLGDKKLPYSIAVETRMLYNPQLKSAFNFVPGVMTLILMLLGAMMTSVSIVREKEQGSMELLLASPINPIRVVISKAIPYLLLAFLNVVIILLIAVFVLNVPIQGSVFLLLMSSLLFISTTLSLGLFISSVTEQQQVAMFISLIGLLMPALVFSGFMFPIENMPKIMQIISNIVPTRWYYAIVRAIMIKGLGLSSIWKECLILAGMTFFFMTLAIKKFKPRLQ; encoded by the coding sequence ATGAAATTTAGATCAAAAAGTTTTGTATTTATATTTAAGGAATTTAAGCATGTTCTAAGGGACAGGAGAAGTTTATTTTTTCTAATGGCGCAACCCGTCATGATGATGTTGCTGTTTGGATTTGCATTAAGTAATGAAGTCAAAGAATCAAATATTGCAGTTATCGATCAATCCAATGATCTAGAGACGATAAAATTGATTGATCGGTTTGAGCAAAGTAAATATTTTCATGTAGCGGAACGGTTGACCAACACTAATCAGATTGATAGATTATTTAGACAAGGTCGAATTAGGTTAGCTATTATTATTCATTCTAATTTTGCAAATAACCTAAGTCATTTAAATCAAGGACAGATTCAAATTATTGCTGATGGATCAGATCCAAACACAGCAAGCATTGCAACATCATATTTAAGTGCAATTCTCAGAGATTATCAAAATGAATTATTGGGTGATAAAAAGCTGCCTTACAGTATTGCTGTTGAAACCAGAATGCTATATAACCCTCAGTTAAAAAGTGCCTTTAATTTTGTTCCGGGTGTAATGACTTTGATCTTGATGTTATTGGGAGCCATGATGACATCTGTGTCTATCGTTCGCGAAAAAGAACAAGGTTCTATGGAATTATTATTAGCCTCACCCATTAATCCCATTCGTGTAGTTATTAGTAAAGCGATTCCATATTTATTATTGGCATTTTTGAATGTCGTTATTATTTTATTGATCGCTGTATTTGTTTTGAATGTTCCGATACAAGGGAGTGTTTTCTTATTGTTGATGTCTAGTTTATTATTTATTAGCACTACTTTATCTCTGGGGTTATTTATTTCATCAGTAACTGAACAACAACAAGTGGCCATGTTTATTTCCTTAATTGGTTTGTTGATGCCAGCATTGGTTTTTAGTGGATTTATGTTTCCGATAGAAAATATGCCAAAAATCATGCAAATCATAAGTAATATAGTTCCGACAAGATGGTATTATGCCATAGTAAGAGCCATTATGATTAAGGGTTTGGGATTAAGTTCGATTTGGAAAGAGTGCTTGATATTAGCAGGAATGACCTTCTTTTTTATGACTCTTGCGATTAAAAAATTTAAACCGAGACTGCAATGA
- a CDS encoding ABC transporter ATP-binding protein encodes MQEKVIEVQHLTKKFGEFTAVDHISFDVFKGEIFGFLGANGAGKTTAMRILCGLLESSSGSAKVAGYDLKHQSELVKQHIGYMSQKFSLYEDLTVQENIMFFGGLYGIPRVELKEKSSYLVAQLGLGNITNELVGSLPLGWKQKLAFSVAIQHQPKIVFLDEPTGGVDPITRRQFWDMIYEASSKGLTIFVTTHYMDEAEYCHRVSIMVDGRIEALDSPKLLKEQFKAATMDEVFHQLARRAKRNAE; translated from the coding sequence ATGCAAGAAAAAGTAATTGAAGTTCAACATCTAACTAAAAAATTTGGTGAATTTACTGCGGTAGATCATATAAGTTTTGATGTATTTAAAGGTGAGATTTTCGGATTTCTTGGAGCCAATGGCGCAGGCAAGACTACTGCAATGAGAATTTTATGTGGGTTGTTGGAATCCAGTTCAGGTTCAGCAAAAGTAGCGGGTTACGATTTGAAGCATCAATCAGAATTAGTAAAACAACATATCGGTTATATGAGCCAAAAATTTTCATTATATGAAGATTTAACTGTGCAGGAAAACATAATGTTTTTTGGTGGATTATATGGGATACCGCGAGTAGAACTAAAGGAAAAATCAAGTTATTTAGTGGCACAATTGGGATTGGGAAACATTACCAATGAATTAGTAGGGTCATTGCCATTGGGCTGGAAACAAAAATTGGCTTTTTCTGTAGCCATCCAACATCAACCAAAGATTGTTTTTTTAGATGAACCTACAGGAGGGGTCGATCCCATAACAAGAAGACAATTTTGGGATATGATTTATGAAGCTTCAAGTAAAGGTTTGACCATATTTGTTACGACCCATTATATGGATGAAGCTGAATATTGTCATCGTGTGTCCATAATGGTAGATGGTAGAATTGAAGCGTTGGACAGTCCAAAGCTTTTAAAAGAACAATTTAAAGCAGCAACGATGGATGAAGTATTTCATCAATTGGCTCGTCGAGCAAAACGAAATGCAGAATAA
- a CDS encoding ABC transporter ATP-binding protein, whose amino-acid sequence MAFITIEGISKTFNKGNLQALNNVSVQIDRGELFGFIGPDGAGKTTLFRIMTTLMLADSGNIQIDGLDVVLDYKLLRKQFGYMPGKFSLYLDLTVEENLNFYASVFNTDMTTNYHLIKDIFIQLEPFKSRRAGQLSGGMKQKLALCCALIHEPKFLVLDEPTTGVDAVSRKEFWGMLQRLKQKGMTIIVSTPYMDEAAQCDRIALMQNGTILDIGLPDAICDRFDRPLFAVQGDDMLLLLKELREFELTEACFAFGDSHHLRLKKGNQEDVIQFLNSKGLGHANVTKIKANIEDTFMQLMTR is encoded by the coding sequence ATGGCTTTTATTACAATTGAAGGCATTTCAAAAACTTTTAATAAAGGCAACTTGCAAGCTTTAAACAATGTAAGTGTGCAAATAGATCGCGGTGAATTATTTGGATTTATTGGTCCTGATGGTGCTGGAAAAACTACATTGTTTAGAATAATGACTACACTTATGTTAGCAGATTCCGGTAACATTCAAATAGATGGACTGGATGTTGTTTTAGATTATAAATTACTAAGAAAACAATTTGGCTATATGCCAGGAAAATTTTCTTTGTATTTGGATCTCACCGTTGAAGAGAATTTAAATTTTTATGCATCTGTTTTTAATACAGATATGACTACGAATTATCATTTGATTAAAGATATTTTTATTCAACTTGAGCCATTTAAAAGTAGAAGAGCTGGTCAACTTTCAGGCGGAATGAAGCAGAAATTGGCCCTTTGTTGTGCATTAATCCATGAACCTAAATTTTTAGTTTTAGATGAACCAACTACTGGAGTGGATGCAGTATCACGCAAAGAATTCTGGGGTATGTTGCAAAGGTTAAAGCAAAAGGGAATGACAATAATTGTTTCAACTCCTTATATGGATGAAGCAGCACAATGTGATCGAATTGCATTGATGCAAAATGGGACTATATTGGATATTGGTCTTCCAGATGCCATTTGTGACCGATTTGACAGACCTTTATTCGCTGTACAAGGTGATGATATGCTGTTATTACTAAAAGAATTGCGTGAATTTGAATTAACAGAAGCTTGTTTTGCATTTGGAGATAGTCATCATTTGAGGTTGAAGAAAGGAAATCAAGAAGATGTAATCCAATTCCTTAATTCAAAAGGATTGGGTCATGCGAACGTGACTAAAATCAAAGCCAATATTGAAGATACATTCATGCAATTAATGACTCGATAA
- a CDS encoding efflux RND transporter periplasmic adaptor subunit, with protein sequence MYKIKFVLLIVILIASCKTKNKVQSNGIFEATEIIISAEATGRILKWEIEEGKSLKAQDLVGLIDCSQQELQIAQADATLLALPSKTTESQPAVNVLMKQKKSQESQLNVLNEQLKISEREKLRIQNLVKAEAAPSKQYDDIEGQVNILKRQIQVAESQLNVFDQQIAAQQRMVQLQNQAVLSEMKPMEIRKALVEDLKKRCSVTNPINGVVLSVYAHQFETAIPGKALYKIANLDTLVVRAYISEQQLNQLKIGQQIKVTVYQGDDQNKTYDGALVWVSDKAEFTPKTIMTADERANLVYAIKIKVPNDGFLKIGMYADVNW encoded by the coding sequence ATGTATAAAATAAAATTTGTTTTACTAATAGTCATCTTAATTGCTTCTTGTAAAACTAAGAATAAAGTTCAATCCAATGGAATTTTTGAAGCTACAGAAATTATCATTTCAGCCGAAGCCACTGGAAGAATATTAAAATGGGAAATAGAAGAAGGAAAATCATTGAAGGCTCAGGATTTAGTAGGACTTATTGATTGTTCACAACAAGAATTGCAAATTGCCCAGGCTGATGCAACCCTCCTAGCTTTGCCGTCTAAGACAACGGAGTCCCAACCTGCAGTTAATGTTTTGATGAAACAAAAAAAATCTCAAGAAAGTCAACTTAATGTATTGAATGAGCAATTAAAGATCAGTGAACGAGAAAAGTTACGAATCCAAAATCTTGTAAAAGCAGAAGCCGCACCTTCTAAGCAATATGATGATATAGAAGGACAGGTTAATATATTGAAAAGACAAATTCAAGTTGCAGAATCACAACTTAATGTTTTCGACCAACAGATTGCTGCACAACAAAGGATGGTGCAATTACAAAATCAAGCTGTATTATCAGAAATGAAACCCATGGAAATTCGAAAAGCCTTGGTGGAAGATTTGAAAAAAAGATGCAGTGTAACTAATCCTATTAATGGTGTCGTTTTATCCGTGTATGCGCATCAATTTGAAACCGCAATACCTGGTAAAGCATTGTACAAAATAGCTAATCTAGATACCTTAGTAGTTCGGGCTTACATCAGTGAACAACAATTAAATCAATTAAAGATTGGGCAACAAATAAAAGTTACAGTTTATCAAGGTGATGATCAGAATAAAACTTATGATGGCGCATTAGTTTGGGTATCTGACAAAGCTGAGTTTACACCAAAAACCATTATGACAGCAGATGAAAGAGCTAATTTGGTTTATGCCATTAAAATAAAAGTACCAAATGATGGATTTTTAAAAATCGGAATGTATGCCGATGTAAATTGGTAA
- a CDS encoding TolC family protein, translated as MKNFKYIGLALFFFINKMNAQSIISLDDCYRWQSENHPLTAQISAINKSEKWQVQQVSRQNWPQATLNGQASWQSDVSHIPNLPFPGLVIESPSKDQYKLNLDIAQNIYDGGMIKASKKTVQQSIALEAKQVEANLYAIKEQLCRAYFGGLLAQEQVQILKYSLADLNLKKDKVEKLVKEGVAIASQALVLDANIIEIQQQIDDAEIKKKNALVFIESVTGKTLAEEAKLINPLSIPQYDKTINRPETQLLSLDMANQENIYQLNISKNFPKVALFGQVGYGRPGLNFLSNQFDPYAIVGMRLNWNLAGMYLGSFKRERAIKDLKLDKIKALSTSVNNAYKVRADQEKNDAERMKKVIESDNELIRIRTQLVKIAETQFQQGIINSNDYTIESNALLKAQILRAVHDIQYQQSLAIYKLIIGQ; from the coding sequence ATGAAAAATTTTAAATATATAGGATTAGCATTGTTTTTCTTTATTAATAAAATGAATGCGCAATCGATTATCAGTCTTGATGATTGTTACCGTTGGCAGTCAGAAAATCATCCATTAACCGCTCAAATATCAGCCATAAATAAATCCGAAAAGTGGCAGGTACAACAAGTCTCTAGACAGAATTGGCCTCAAGCTACATTGAATGGTCAGGCATCTTGGCAATCTGATGTAAGCCATATACCAAACTTACCTTTTCCAGGATTGGTCATTGAATCTCCCTCCAAGGATCAATACAAATTGAATCTAGATATTGCGCAAAATATTTATGATGGCGGGATGATTAAAGCATCAAAAAAAACAGTACAACAATCTATTGCATTAGAAGCTAAACAAGTGGAAGCCAATTTATATGCGATTAAAGAGCAATTGTGTAGGGCTTATTTTGGAGGATTGTTGGCTCAGGAACAGGTTCAAATATTAAAATATAGTTTAGCAGACTTGAATTTAAAAAAAGATAAGGTCGAAAAATTAGTAAAAGAGGGTGTGGCCATTGCATCACAAGCATTGGTTTTGGATGCTAATATCATTGAAATTCAACAGCAGATAGATGATGCAGAAATCAAAAAAAAGAATGCTTTAGTATTTATTGAATCTGTCACCGGTAAAACACTGGCAGAGGAGGCAAAACTGATCAATCCTTTAAGCATTCCACAGTATGATAAAACCATCAATCGACCAGAAACGCAATTACTTTCATTGGATATGGCCAATCAGGAAAATATTTATCAATTAAATATTTCAAAAAATTTTCCTAAAGTAGCATTGTTTGGACAGGTAGGCTATGGTCGTCCTGGTCTTAATTTTTTATCCAATCAATTTGATCCATATGCTATTGTAGGGATGCGACTCAATTGGAATTTAGCTGGAATGTATTTAGGCTCATTTAAACGGGAACGAGCCATCAAGGATTTGAAGTTAGACAAAATTAAAGCTTTGTCTACTTCTGTTAATAATGCATACAAGGTAAGAGCAGATCAGGAAAAAAATGATGCTGAACGTATGAAGAAAGTTATAGAATCAGATAATGAATTGATTCGAATTAGAACGCAACTGGTTAAAATTGCAGAAACACAATTTCAGCAGGGGATCATCAATTCCAATGATTATACCATAGAATCAAATGCTTTATTAAAGGCACAAATATTGCGCGCGGTTCATGACATTCAATATCAACAATCCTTAGCCATTTATAAACTTATTATTGGTCAATAA
- a CDS encoding TetR/AcrR family transcriptional regulator → MVQLDKQHSTEEKILNAARQIFIDRGMDGARMQDIADAAGINKAMLHYYFRSKEKLYGTIVQHIMSNALPAMFDLLESDLKLKDKLKQFIINYLALIRANPFLPLFILNEMNRHPDKFVKWLPIKNLKISRFSDQVNEAVSLKLIRPIEPKVLIMNMASMIVFPFIARPMMCVVLKMDKKYFDQLLSQREEQIIDFVISAIYYKN, encoded by the coding sequence GTGGTTCAGTTAGATAAACAACATAGTACGGAGGAGAAAATTTTAAATGCAGCGCGTCAGATATTTATTGATCGCGGCATGGATGGTGCCAGGATGCAGGATATTGCGGATGCAGCCGGAATTAATAAGGCGATGCTGCATTATTATTTTAGAAGTAAGGAAAAACTTTATGGAACAATTGTGCAGCATATCATGTCAAACGCCTTGCCTGCTATGTTTGATTTGCTTGAAAGTGATTTAAAGCTTAAAGATAAATTAAAACAATTTATCATAAATTATCTTGCATTGATTCGTGCCAATCCATTTTTGCCTTTATTTATTTTGAACGAAATGAATCGTCATCCAGACAAATTTGTAAAATGGTTACCCATTAAGAATTTGAAAATATCACGATTTTCAGATCAGGTTAATGAAGCCGTGTCATTGAAGTTGATTCGACCCATAGAACCCAAAGTGCTTATTATGAATATGGCTTCAATGATAGTATTTCCATTTATCGCGAGACCTATGATGTGTGTAGTTCTAAAAATGGATAAAAAATATTTTGATCAATTATTGAGTCAACGGGAAGAACAGATCATTGATTTCGTCATTAGTGCCATTTATTATAAAAATTAA